The Bacteroidales bacterium sequence ACGCCATCCAATTTCAACAATTTATAAGTGATTTGGAAAAGGAGTGTGTTGATGCCGACACAATTTCAACACTAAAATCGACAATACATGATACAACCAAACGAAATAAACTGATAACAGACCTTGTTGAAAAAGGAGGAAATGTTGCTAATTGTATAATAAACATATTGAACAAAGTGAAATAAATAAAATGTTTATTTGATTGTTTAGTAAAAGAGAGAGCAAAAGTCCATGAACATCAAAGAAATCATAAAACAACCAGAAGGCAGGCGATTAGAATTTAAAGAGTCTTTGCCCGAACGTGCAGATTTGGCAAAAACAATCATAGCTTTTGCAAATGATGCCGGTGGAGAATTATTCATTGGCATACAGAATAATCCAAGAGAGATTGTCGGATTACCGGAAGAAGACCTTATTTCAATTGAAGAACAGGTGAGTAATATTATATTTGATCGTTGCTATCCGGCTATTTTACCGGAAATTACTTTTCTTACAGATGAAAATAAACATTTTATACGGGTAACAGTATACCGCGGGAGCATGCCTCCTTATTATTTGAAAGATAAAGGCAAGCTAAAAGGAACCTATATCCGTGTTGGATCGTCTAATCGTCAGGCTGACGAAGAAATCATTGCCGAATTGGAACGCCGAAAACGGAATGTATCGTTTGACAGTGAATTGGTAATGGACAAGTCTGTAAAAAATTTGAATATTGATAATTTCAAAGATGAATTTCAGAATAGAACGGGTGAAAAGTTAAATGGTCAAACCTTGCGAAAACTGGAACTTGTCAAAAATGTAGAAGGAATAGAATATCCGACCAATGCTTTGATTTTGTTTTCGGATGATGGACTTCGCCGTTCGATGTTTCATTTTGCCAAAGTAGAGTGTGCACGATTTAAAGGAATTGATTCAAAAGAGTTTATCGACCAAAAAAGTATAGATTCCAACATATCAAAGCAAGCAGAAGAAGCTTATAATTTTGTATTGCGTCACATAAATAAAGGGGCTACTGTAGAAGGTGTCTATACT is a genomic window containing:
- a CDS encoding putative DNA binding domain-containing protein translates to MNIKEIIKQPEGRRLEFKESLPERADLAKTIIAFANDAGGELFIGIQNNPREIVGLPEEDLISIEEQVSNIIFDRCYPAILPEITFLTDENKHFIRVTVYRGSMPPYYLKDKGKLKGTYIRVGSSNRQADEEIIAELERRKRNVSFDSELVMDKSVKNLNIDNFKDEFQNRTGEKLNGQTLRKLELVKNVEGIEYPTNALILFSDDGLRRSMFHFAKVECARFKGIDSKEFIDQKSIDSNISKQAEEAYNFVLRHINKGATVEGVYTVSRWEYPVNAIREAIRNAIVHRDYSLIGKDVKVAIYDDMIEITSPGLLPPSIDYSAMESRQSDARNKIIAPVFKQMGIIDQWGNGLKLIADELKEYPQIGFRWRETGLSFQVQFVKLDYLTEQELQQELQQELQQELQQELQQELQQELQQELQQELQQE